One Drosophila subobscura isolate 14011-0131.10 chromosome U, UCBerk_Dsub_1.0, whole genome shotgun sequence DNA window includes the following coding sequences:
- the LOC117901038 gene encoding fibroblast growth factor receptor substrate 2, with the protein MGCITSTNKLNELRHDNVFRVRVAHLQPSPGTPIIRSGYLELTPRELIFLTPGCEPIVWALQHLRRYGLNADLFSFEAGRRCMSGPGIYTFRVHNADQLYPMFQRYINAVNTDAFAQGERERMNSAHSVSVLMGRTDANPHGNNYLEPAPIIGRNLGSSLPESANANASFQMTMQVPTETTAQLEDSQSLHSPVLPFTTYANAQTNVYLDQPLRAIPDCCKDGGATSGDLPASKDTPPSRLSMRRRTLDMPPLETAPPPAPVTPIEGLHMYANVETPVFDLSAERCYENVNRLELPLPPREVSRESSEPATPTSLAGTFSGVNYIVLDLDQPRSPISQCSPRLYNGFGSGLSLVTVTTAESLAQAKTAPVTPEASSVLDVPMPPPQSHSLNSVSSAAAPTDMVDTSASKQTTKAAVESSTTQGYSTIDFIRTYALNKSSTELPELRRHPPHEAEELRITRHSKCIRKAYSISE; encoded by the coding sequence ATGGGCTGCATCACCAGCACCAACAAGCTGAATGAGCTGCGTCACGACAACGTCTTTCGCGTGCGGGTGGCGCACCTGCAGCCCAGTCCCGGTACGCCCATCATCCGCAGCGGTTACCTCGAACTGACGCCGCGTGAATTGATCTTCCTGACGCCCGGTTGCGAACCGATTGTGTGGGCCCTGCAGCACCTACGTCGCTACGGCCTTAATGCGGACCTCTTCTCCTTCGAGGCTGGGCGCCGCTGCATGTCCGGGCCAGGCATATACACGTTTCGTGTGCACAATGCCGACCAGCTTTATCCGATGTTCCAGCGCTACATCAATGCGGTCAACACGGACGCCTTTGCCCAAGGGGAACGCGAGAGAATGAACTCGGCCCACTCGGTGTCCGTGCTGATGGGGCGCACGGATGCGAATCCACACGGCAACAACTATTTGGAGCCAGCACCGATAATCGGCCGGAACCTGGGAAGCTCGCTGCCAGAATccgccaatgccaatgcctcCTTCCAGATGACAATGCAGGTGCCGACTGAGACCACAGCACAGCTGGAGGATTCTCAAAGTCTGCACTCGCCCGTGCTGCCCTTCACGACATACGCGAATGCCCAGACCAATGTTTATCTCGACCAGCCACTGAGGGCTATACCAGATTGCTGCAAAGATGGAGGAGCCACCTCGGGTGACTTGCCCGCCAGCAAGGACACGCCGCCCAGCAGGCTGAGCATGCGCCGCCGCACCTTGGATATGCCACCTCTAGAGACGGCGCCACCACCAGCTCCTGTCACTCCCATTGAAGGTTTGCACATGTATGCCAATGTGGAGACGCCCGTCTTCGACCTAAGCGCAGAGCGTTGCTATGAGAATGTGAACCGcttggagctgccgctgccgccccgTGAGGTTAGCCGCGAGTCCTCGGAgcctgccacgcccaccagTCTGGCGGGCACCTTTAGTGGCGTGAACTATATAGTCCTAGATCTGGATCAGCCGCGCAGCCCCATCAGCCAGTGCTCACCCAGGTTGTATAATGGCTTTGGCAGCGGTCTCTCGCTGGTCACTGTGACTACTGCCGAATCTTTGGCACAGGCCAAAACAGCACCAGTTACGCCCGAGGCGAGCTCCGTGCTGGATGTGCCAATGCCTCCACCACAGTCCCATAGCCTGAACAGCGTGTCCAGTGCAGCGGCTCCCACGGATATGGTAGACACTTCCGCGAGCAAGCAGACAACCAAAGCAGCTGTGGAATCATCCACGACGCAGGGCTACTCCACGATTGACTTTATTCGCACCTATGCGCTAAACAAGTCATCGACGGAGTTGCCGGAGCTGCGCCGTCATCCGCCGCACGAGGCCGAGGAGTTGAGGATAACGCGGCACAGCAAATGCATCCGGAAAGCGTACTCGATCAGCGAATGA
- the LOC117901036 gene encoding alpha-N-acetylglucosaminidase, which produces MRKIWILGLAILLRVCLGLGLGMGPELAMHLAPNTLPDVQEAAARAVIQRVIGPRSSQLFIVEVTRLLELRSFQISMLDSGQILIGGWDGVSVCKGFHHYLKYVLNRDVDWFKMRIELPTNVQLPNVTIHSTSASPILYHQNVCTWSYSFAWWGFEQWRRHIDWMALMGISLSIAPVQEAVWQEVYRQLGLSAAEIEAHLAGPAFQAWQRMGNIRGWGGPLKPEYQRLQELLQQEILRAQRDLGMSVALPAFAGHVPTAMSRLYPNANYTEVERWNSFPDPYCCGLFIEPRDPLFDLVATLFLRRVVQRYGSNHIFFCDPFNELQPPVAQPEYMRATAAAIHNSMRRVDPEAVWLLQGWMFVKNIFWTDAMMEAFLTAVPVGRLLVLDLQSEQFPQYQRTDSYYGQPFVWCMLHNFGGTLGMFGSADLVNTGIEAARRMPNSSIVGVGITPEGIGQNYVMYSLALERGWSEPNLDLDRWFRHFARTRYGVDNEGLQQAWQLLRHSVYSFRGLQKMRGGYTVTRRPALNQEPFTWYNATDVLEAWELLLSARAIIPLEDGRYATYEHDLVDITRQYLQISADQLYVNLKSAYRKRQGSRFEYLGSKLLQLFDDLERILASGSNFLLGTWLADAKKAAPSAKDKPNFEFNARNQLTAWGPDAQILDYACKQWSGLVWDYYRPRWALFLDDVTLALHSNRSFNSTAFRRRVLLEVELPFSNKSDVYPVEPMGNTWFISQNIYERWKGYLRETQFLHNNRVSVNLKLGVP; this is translated from the exons ATGCGGAAAATATGGATTCTTGGACTGGCCATTCTATTACGAGTGTGCCTAGGCCTTGGCCTTGGAATGGGACCCGAGCTGGCCATGCACTTGGCCCCCAACACTCTGCCGGACgtgcaggaggcagcagcgcgTGCTGTGATCCAAAGAGTGATCGGTCCGCGCTCCTCACAGCTCTTCATAGTGGAAGTCACTAGACTCTTGGAACTTCGCAGCTTTCAG ATAAGCATGCTGGACAGTGGGCAGATTCTGATAGGTGGCTGGGACGGCGTGTCCGTGTGCAAGGGCTTCCACCATTATCTGAAATACGTGCTGAATCGAGACGTGGACTGGTTCAAGATGCGGATCGAGCTGCCAACGAACGTGCAACTACCCAATGTCACCATACACTCCACCTCGGCCAGCCCCATACTGTACCATCAGAATGTGTGCACATGGAGCTACAGTTTTGCGTGGTGGGGCTTTGAGCAGTGGCGACGGCACATCGACTGGATGGCGTTGATGGGCATCAGTCTGAGCATAGCACCCGTTCAGGAGGCCGTCTGGCAGGAGGTGTACAGGCAGCTGGGACTCAGCGCCGCTGAGATTGAGGCCCATCTGGCTGGACCGGCTTTTCAGGCGTGGCAGCGCATGGGCAACATTCGTGGCTGGGGCGGGCCCCTAAAACCGGAGTACCAACGCCTGCaggaactgctgcagcaggagattCTGCGCGCCCAGCGGGACTTGGGCATGAGCGTGGCCCTACCCGCTTTTGCTGGCCACGTGCCCACTGCCATGAGTCGGCTCTATCCAAATGCCAACTACACCGAGGTGGAGCGATGGAACAGCTTTCCAGATCCCTACTGCTGTGGGTTGTTCATCGAGCCTCGGGATCCGCTCTTCGATCTGGTGGCCACACTCTTCTTGCGGCGCGTGGTTCAACGCTACGGCTCCAATCACATCTTCTTTTGTGATCCCTTTAACGAGCTCCAACCACCAGTGGCGCAACCCGAGTACATGAGGGCTACAGCCGCGGCTATACACAACTCCATGAGACGTGTGGATCCAGAGGCGGTGTGGCTTCTGCAGGGCTGGATGTTTGTGAAGAACATCTTCTGGACGGACGCTATGATGGAGGCCTTCCTCACGGCGGTGCCCGTTGGCCGCCTGCTCGTCCTGGATCTGCAGAGCGAGCAATTCCCGCAGTACCAGCGCACCGACTCCTACTACGGCCAGCCGTTCGTATGGTGCATGCTGCACAACTTTGGTGGCACTCTGGGCATGTTCGGATCGGCCGACCTGGTCAACACCGGCATCGAGGCGGCACGTCGCATGCCAAACAGCAGCATCGTGGGCGTTGGCATCACACCGGAGGGCATTGGCCAGAACTATGTGATGTATTCGCTTGCCCTGGAGCGGGGCTGGAGTGAGCCCAACTTGGATTTGGACCGCTGGTTTCGGCACTTTGCTCGCACTCGCTACGGCGTGGATAATGAGGGTCTGCAGCAGGCGTGGCAGTTGCTGAGGCACAGCGTTTACTCCTTCCGTGGCCTGCAAAAAATGCGCGGAGGATACACGGTGACACGGCGGCCTGCGCTCAATCAGGAACCCTTCACCTGGTACAACGCCACCGATGTGCTGGAGGcctgggagctgctgctgtcggcacGGGCCATCATACCGCTGGAGGATGGGAGGTATGCGACGTATGAGCACGATCTGGTGGACATTACGCGGCAGTATCTGCAGATCAGCGCGGATCAGTTGTACGTCAATCTGAAGTCGGCCTACCGGAAGCGGCAGGGGAGCCGCTTTGAGTATCTCGGctccaagctgctgcagctgtttgaCGATCTGGAGCGCATCCTGGCCAGCGGCTCGAACTTTCTACTTGGCACCTGGCTGGCAGATGCCAAGAAAGCAGCTCCCAGCGCAAAGGACAAGCCTAACTTTGAATTCAATGCCCGCAATCAGCTCACGGCCTGGGGTCCAGATGCTCAGATATTGGACTATGCCTGCAAGCAGTGGTCAGGGCTCGTGTGGGACTACTATAGGCCGCGTTGGGCCCTTTTTCTGGACGATGTTACCCTGGCTCTCCACTCGAACCGATCCTTTAACAGCACTGCCTTCAGACGGCGAGtgctgctggaggtggagctgccATTCAGCAACAAGTCGGATGTGTATCCGGTGGAGCCAATGGGCAATACTTGGTTCATCTCCCAGAATATCTACGAGAGGTGGAAGGGATACTTGAGGGAGACGCAGTTTCTGCACAACAATCGGGTATCTGTGAACCTCAAGTTGGGTGTTCCATGA
- the LOC117901034 gene encoding exportin-1 → MAMLTSEEASKLLDFSQKLDINLLDKIVEVVYASQGDQLRLAQDILTTLKEHPEAWTRVDSILEYSQNQQTKFYALQILEEVIKTRWKVLPRNQCEGIKKYVVSLIIKTSSDPTVMEQNKVYLNKLNMILVQILKREWPRNWETFISDIVGASKTNESLCMNNMVILKNLSEEVFDFSLGQITQTKAKHLKDTMCSEFSQIFTLCSFVLENSMNAALIHVTLETLLRFLNWIPLGYIFETTLIETLIFKFLTVPMFRNVTLKCLSEIAGLTATNYDENFATLFKDTMVQLDQIIGQNMNMNHVFKHGTDTEQELVLNLSMFLCTFLKEHGKLVEDAKYVDFLNQALMYLVMISEVEDVEVFKICLEYWNSLVEDLYNSEFFHPTLESSRRQQVYPRRRFYAPILSKVRFIMISRMAKPEEVLVVENENGEVVREFMKDTNSINLYKNMRETLVFLTHLDCVDTDRIMTLKLLNQVNGTEFSWKNLNTLCWAIGSISGAFCEEDEKRFLVTVIKDLLGLCEQKKGKDNKAIIASNIMYVVGQYPRFLRAHWKFLKTVVNKLFEFMHETHDGVQDMACDTFIKIAIKCRRYFVTIQPNEACTFIDEILSTMSSIICDLQPQQVHTFYEAVGYMISAQVDQVQQDALIERYMQLPNQVWDDIISRASKNVDFLKNMTAVKQLGSILKTNVAACKALGHAYVIQLGRIYLDMLNVYKITSDNIIQAIEVNGVNVNNQPLIKTMHVVKKETLNLIAEWVSRSNDNQLVMDNFIPPLLDAILLDYQRCKVPSAREPKVLSAMATIVHKLRQHITNEVPKIFDAVFECTLDMINKNFEDFPQHRLSFYELLQAVNAHCFKAFLNIPPAQFKLVFDSVVWAFKHTMRNVADMGLNILFKMLQNLEMHPNAAQSFYQTYFTDILMQIFSVVTDTSHTAGLPNHAIILAYMFSLVENRKITVDLGPIPDNMIFIQEYVASLLKSAFNHLSDNQIKVFVTGLFNLDENVQAFKEHLRDFLIQIREATGEDDSDLYLEEREAALAEEQSNKHQMQRNIPGMLNPHELPEDMQDE, encoded by the exons ATGGCGATGTTGACCTCAGAAGAGGCGAGCAAACTCCTCGACTTCTCGCAGAAGCTCGACATCAATCTGCTCGATAAGATTGTCGAGGTGGTATACGCATCGCAGGGCGATCAGCTGCGCCTGGCCCAAGACATACTGACCACACTCAAGGAGCATCCGGAGGCATGGACGCGCGTCGATAGCATTCTCGAATATTCACAGAACCAGCAAACAAAGTTCTATGCCCTCCAAATACTCGAGGAGGTGATCAAGACCCGCTGGAAGGTGCTGCCGCGCAATCAGTGCGAGGGCATCAAGAAATATGTAGTCAGCCTGATCATCAAGACATCCTCCGATCCCACGGTGATGGAGCAAAACAAAGTCTATCTGAACAAACTGAACATGATTCTGGTGCAGATCCTGAAGCGCGAGTGGCCTCGCAACTGGGAGACCTTCATCAGCGACATTGTCGGCGCCTCAAAGACGAACGAGAGCCTCTGCATGAACAATATGGTTATACTGAAGAATCTAAGCGAGGAGGTTTTCGACTTCTCGCTGGGCCAGATCACGCAAACCAAGGCCAAGCATCTGAAGGACACCATGTGCTCAGAGTTCTCGCAAATCTTTACGCTCTGTTCGTTTGTGCTGGAGAACTCTATGAACGCTGCCCTGATCCACGTCACACTGGAGACCCTGCTCCGATTCCTCAACTGGATTCCGCTGGGCTACATATTCGAGACGACGCTCATTGAGACGCTGATATTCAAGTTTCTCACCGTGCCCATGTTCCGCAATGTGACACTGAAGTGCCTGTCCGAGATCGCCGGCCTCACGGCGACCAACTACGATGAGAACTTTGCGACGCTATTCAAGGACACGATGGTCCAGCTCGACCAGATCATTGGCCAGAACATGAACATGAATCATGTGTTCAAGCACGGCACCGACACCGAACAAGAGCTGGTGCTGAATCTGTCCATGTTCCTGTGCACCTTCCTCAAGGAGCACGGCAAGCTGGTGGAGGATGCCAAGTATGTTGACTTCCTGAATCAGGCCCTCATGTACTTGGTGATGATTAGCGAGGTGGAGGATGTGGAGGTGTTCAAGATCTGTCTCGAGTACTGGAATAGTCTCGTCGAGGATCTGTACAATTCGGAGTTCTTCCACCCGACCCTCGAGTCGTCGAGGCGCCAGCAAGTGTATCCGCGGCGGCGCTTCTATGCCCCCATTCTGTCCAAGGTGCGCTTCATCATGATTTCACGCATGGCCAAGCCGGAGGAGGTCCTGGTGGTGGAGAACGAGAACGGCGAGGTGGTGCGCGAGTTCATGAAGGACACAAACTCAATTAACCTGTACAAGAACATGCGCGAGACTCTCGTCTTTCTGACCCACTTGGACTGCGTGGACACGGATCGCATCATGACGCTGAAGCTACTCAATCAAGTGAATGGCACAGAATTCTCCTGGAAGAACCTCAACACGCTGTGTTGGGCCATTGGCTCTATTTCCG GTGCATTTTGTGAAGAAGACGAGAAGCGTTTTCTGGTCACTGTGATCAAGGATCTGCTGGGTCTGTGCGAGCAAAAAAAGGGCAAGGACAACAAGGCCATCATTGCCTCCAACATCATGTATGTGGTGGGCCAGTATCCGCGCTTCCTGCGGGCCCATTGGAAATTCCTGAAGACTGTGGTAAACAAACTGTTTGAATTTATGCACGAGACACACGACGGCGTGCAGGACATGGCCTGCGATACGTTCATTAAGATCGCCATCAAGTGCCGTCGCTATTTTGTCACCATCCAGCCAAATGAGGCATGCACATTCATTGACGAGATTCTCAGCACAATGAGCAGCATCATCTGTGatctgcagccgcagcag GTGCACACCTTCTACGAAGCTGTCGGCTATATGATCTCCGCACAGGTGGATCAGGTGCAGCAGGACGCGCTGATCGAACGCTATATGCAGCTGCCCAATCAGGTCTGGGACGACATCATATCGCGAGCATcgaaaaatgttgattttctGAAGAACATGACGGCAGTGAAGCAGTTGGGCAGCATTCTGAAAACTAATGTGGCCGCCTGTAAAGCTCTGGGCCATGCGTATGTCATTCAACTGGGGCGCATTTATCTGGACATGCTGAACGTGTACAAGATCACATCGGATAACATTATCCAGGCGATCGAGGTGAATGGTGTCAATGTGAACAATCAGCCACTGATCAAGACCATGCATGTGGTCAAAAAAGAGACTTTAAACTTGATAGCCGAATGGGTCTCGCGCTCCAATGACAATCAGCTAGTAATGGACAACTTCATACCGCCCTTGCTAGACGCTATATTACTAGACTATCAG CGCTGTAAAGTACCATCGGCACGCGAGCCAAAAGTCCTGAGTGCGATGGCCACAATTGTTCATAAACTGCGCCAGCATATCACCAATGAAGTACCAAAAATATTCGATGCCGTCTTCGAGTGCACACTGGATATGATCAATAAGAATTTCGAAGATTTCCCCCAGCATCGGCTCAGTTTCTATGAGCTACTGCAGGCGGTCAATGCGCACTGTTTTAAGGCGTTCCTCAACATACCGCCGGCACAGTTCAAACTGGTCTTTGACTCTGTGGTGTGGGCCTTTAAGCACACAATGCGCAATGTCGCCGATATGGGATTGAATATACTCTTTAAG ATGCTGCAAAACCTGGAAATGCATCCGAATGCGGCGCAGAGTTTCTATCAGACATATTTCACGGATATTCTTATGCAAATCTTCTCAGTGGTGACGGACACCTCACACACGGCCGGACTGCCGAATCATGCCATCATTTTGGCGTACATGTTTTCGCTGGTGGAGAATCGCAAGATTACAGTGGACCTGGGACCCATTCCAGATAATATGATATTCATACAGGAGTATGTCGCATCGCTGCTGAAGTCGGCCTTCAATCATCTATCCGATAATCAGATTAAAGTCTTTGTCACTGGCCTATTCAATTTGGACGAGAATGTGCAAGCATTTAAGGAGCATTTGAGAGATTTTCTCATACAGATTCGC GAGGCCACTGGTGAGGATGATTCCGATTTGTATCTGGAGGAGCGCGAGGCAGCCCTGGCCGAGGAGCAGTCCAACAAGCATCAGATGCAGCGGAATATTCCAGGCATGTTGAATCCTCACGAATTACCCGAGGATATGCAGGATGAATAG